The window TGTGGGTACTAAAAGCATCGGACAAGAAAGAAGGTATGTTTGCTGGTATTGCTTCAGCTGGAACTAATGCAGGAGTAAAATCCGTGCCAGGCAGTGCTGTTTCAACAATAATCAAAGGCAATTATATTGTTATTACAGTTTTCTCAAATGCAACTGGCGACAAGGCTTTTCTTGATAGAGATTATAAGGGATATGATAAAGATTATAGATGTGAGGTGACAAAAAGCTGGTTGTCTGAAACCCGTAAAGAAAAAAAAGGAAAAATAGAACAATGGGGATTGAATGCTTTTGTACAAGGAGCAAAGATTACTGGTTACGAGGAGACTTATGAGCAGTCGAAAAACGCAATCGTAAAAACTCCTGTGTACTCTGCAGAGAAAATTACAAAAACTTATTCTTTAAAATGCGAAAATCAAGTTGAGGGAAATAGTTGTAGCATTAAAGGCACCAAAGTAGATTTTAATAACCTTGGTAAAAGCGGAAGTTCCTCAAACACTTCAAGCAATTCCAATACAACAAACAACCCTGCGGCTAAAGCCGAATCTTCTGCAAAAACAGCCGTTGCAATCGGTAAAACAATTATTACAACGGTAGCCCCAACATCAGCAGTAGCCGTTAAACCACTGGATAAAACCAAGCCCGGTTATTTTGAAGAGAAATCGGAAGATAAAAAATTCATGTATCGCAATGGATATCAAAAAAGCGAAGGAGTTTATCATGGTGAAGTGCGTGAATACGAAAATAATCAATTAGAAAAGATCATTGTGTTTACTGATGGTATTGAAGATGGATTGTATGTGACTTTTTCTGATGGCAAAGTTGAATGGCAGGGAACATATAAAAATGGGAAAAAAGATGGCGTCTGGAAACATTTCAGTAACGGTCAACTTCAGGAAACGGAAAAATATATTAACGGGGATAAACAAGATTGATTATGAAATTAAAAGTATTTTCCTCTTTGTTTTAGATTATGTCAATCTGTTTTTATATTACTTAAAAGAGCAAATCATTGTCGTGCTTAAAACTTTATGAATGGTAAGCCTTAATGGTAAAGCTTTGGTACTTTTAACTAGAGCAAATTCCGGTTTATAAACCGTATTTAAATTTTGATAACCTTAATGCAGATAATTAAATAGAATCACCATGAAAAAATTAATGACACTTATTTTGATTTCGTTGCTTTATAACCTAAAAGCGCAATTCCCCAATTATCAATGGGCTCACAACCTTACGTCTCAATATGTGATGTCAAGCGCAGAAGATTCAAACGGTAATGTGTATGTGGTTGGAAGGTTTTCCGGCACCATTGATTTTGATCCGGGACCGGGTACAACCACCATAACTTCCATTGGTCAGTGGGGCTATATTGCGAAGTTTAGTTCAACAGGCAGTTTTATTTGGGTAAAAACCATTTCTCACTCCAACACTTCAGGACAAGTTTGGATCCGAAAAATAAAAACAGACAGTAATAACAACATCTATGTGGTTGGTGATTTATATACAAGTGGTGTAGATTTTGATCCTGGAGCAGGTACTGCCAACTTACCATGTCCAACCGCCGGCTTATCCAATTCGGATGCCTTTGTTGCCAAATACGACGCGAATGGAAATTATCAATGGGCGCAAACCATCTATAACACATCGGCAGCAAACACAACTGAAATTGCGATCGATATAGTAATTGATGAGACAAATAATAAAGTTCGTGTTTCATCGCAAACCACCACAACCTCCGGTGGTAATACTATCCGATACGCTACCGATGCGCCATGTTTTTTTAGTGTGCCCGGAAATCTATCATTTATTACTTATGGAGCAGTATTAACATACAGTGCCAGCAATGGCGCGGGAATTGCACCGGGTAATGAATCTTCGCTTAATTATGGCAATCAGCCTCCTTACCTTGATATTGATAATTTGGGCAATTACTATACGGCAGGATGGTACAGTTCTACGCCACAGACCTTACAAATCATTAAAACATCTCCTACAGGAACCGTTGTATGGTCGCGTAGCATTTCAAACGGATCATCAAATAATATTCAACCCGCAGATATTGCTCTCGACCCTAGCAACAATGTTTATGTTTACGGCCGCTTCAGTGGAACTATGGATTTCGATGCGTCAGCCAGTAATACATTAGTTACTTCTAACACTAATTCCTATGATGCGTTTCTTCTGGAATATTCTAATAGCGGCAATTACATGTGGGTGGGGACTTTCGGCAGTAACCAACCTGAAACGCCAAAATCGATGGATATTTTTAAAGGTAGCGGAAATATTTACTTAACCGGAGATTTTACAGGTTCTATTGATGTCGATTTCAATGCAAGTGTTGCTACCTTAACTGCAAGCGCTGTTATTACAAACTTAGTAAAATACGATGTAAACAGAAATCATATTTGGTCAACTACAATGCCCAATGCTACAACCATATGGGAAATTTACACATCCAAGCTTGATAATTTATTTCTTACCGGCTTCAATGTGGGCAGCCTTGATATGAACTTTTCTCCGTCCACTAATAACATTAGTACCGGAGGCTTTATTTCTAAGTACAACAACTGTTCTTCAGCTCCTGCACTTCCGGGCGCAATAGCAGGTTTAAGTACAATGTGTGCAGGCTCGGGTGCTACTAGTTATAGCATAGCAACCGTGTCAAGCGCTACATCATATTCCTGGAATTTACCCGGCGGATGGAGCGGCACAAGTTCAACCAATACAATTTCTGCTACTCCCGGAACACCAGGTATTTTTTCTGTAACTGCTAATAATGCCTGTGGTGCAAGTCCGCAACAAACATTAGCCGTTACAGTTAATCCATTACCAACAGTTAGCATAAACAGTGGTTCCATTTGTATAGGTCAGTCCTTTACCTTATCTCCAAGTGGTGCTGCAACATATACTATTCAAGGAGGTAATGCTGTTGTGTCTCCAACATCAAGCACCACTTATTCAGTTATTGGAACAAGTGCAGCCGGATGTATTTCTTCGTCCCCTGCAAATTCATCTGTTACAGTAAATCCTTTACCAATTATTAATGCTTTAACAAGTAATACGTTAATCTGTACGGGACAAACAGCAACCCTCACCGCAAGTGGCGCTTTCACTTATACCTGGAATCCGGGAGGTGCAGGCGCAAGTATTGTAGTTTCACCAACTATAACTTCCAACTACACAATAACAGGTACAAGCGCACAAGGCTGCAATAACTCATCAGTATTTACGCAATCCGTTTCAACTTGTGCGGGTATAAATCAACTTTCAAATTCAGTTACTGAAATAAATGTTTACCCTAATCCATTCATCGATAAAATAATCATAGTTACAAATGGAACAAAACAAGCGGTGCAAATTTTCAACTCGCTCGGTTCTTTGATTTACAAAACCGAAATAGAAAGTGATAAGATTGAAATAGATTTAGGGAAAGAAAATTCCGGAATTTATTTTATAAAAATAGGAATAGAGATTAAAAAAATAATTAAGGAATAAAAACAAACCCCATGAACCATGTCCTGCATATCAATATTAAAATTAAAATCATGAAAAAACTATTTACCATAATCGCGTTATGTTTACTTACATTTATTAAGGCTCAAACTCCAACCTTTAATTGGGCAAAAAAGATGGGAGGCTTATCTAATGAATCCGGTTATGCTATTGCTCTTGACGCATCAGGAAATGTTTATACCACAGGCTATTTTGAAGGAACTGTGGATTTTGATCCAGGCGCTGGCGTTTTTAATTTAGTCTCCTCAGGATTATCTGATATTTTTATTCAAAAATTGGACGCTGCCGGTAATTTTGTTTGGGCGAAGAAGATGGGAGGCACAGGCGGAGATGAAGGTCGTGGCATCACAATAGATGCCTCCGGCAATATTGTTACAGTAGGTTCTTTTAGCGGTACTGTAGATTTTGATCCTGGTGCAGGATTTTTTAATCTTATATCAGGAGGAGGTTTCGATATTTTTGTACACAAACTAGATGCTTCAGGTAATTTTGTTTGGGCTAAATTAATGGGAAGCGGCTCAACCGATTTTGGTTTTTCAATCAAAACCGATATTTCAGGAAATGTTTATTCGACTGGTTCCTTTCAGGGAACTGTTGATTTTGACCCGGGCGCAGGTGTTTTAAACCTAACATCATCATCAGGAAGTAGCGATATTTTCGTACAGAAACTAGACGCATCTGGTAATTTTGTTTGGGCAAAATCAATGGGGAGTACGTCTAGTGATGTTGGCTATGGTACTACATTAGATGGTTTAGGAAACGTTTACACAACCGGGTATTATGTTGGAACTGTTGATTTTGATCCGAGTGTAGGTGTTTTTAATTTAACTGCTACAGGCGGAGGTTCTGATATTTTTATTCAGAAACTTGACGCAAATGGTAATTTTATATGGGCAAAATCAGTAGGCAATACTTCTAATGATATAGGTTATGCAATAACAATAGACGGATTAGGGAACATTTATTCAACTGGATATTTCCAAGGAACCGTTGATTTTAATCCAGGTCCGGGAGTATCTAATTTTTCCTCTTCCGGTTCAACCGACATCTACGTTTTAAAGCTTGACGCAAATGGTAATTATTTATGGTCTCAATCAATCGGAGGATCCGGTCAAGACGTTGGTCAGGGTATTACTACTGATGGTTCAGGAAATGTTTACACCACCGGATATTTTAATAATACTGTTGACTTAGATCCGGGTGCGGGGGTTACTAATCAAACATCATTAGGTTTTTCGGAAATTTTCATTCAAAAGCTTGATGCCACTGGTAATTTTGCTTGGGGAGTAGCAATGGGGAACTCCGGATATGATTACGGCCTTTCCTTAGCTTCAACTAGTTC is drawn from Bacteroidota bacterium and contains these coding sequences:
- a CDS encoding T9SS type A sorting domain-containing protein: MKKLMTLILISLLYNLKAQFPNYQWAHNLTSQYVMSSAEDSNGNVYVVGRFSGTIDFDPGPGTTTITSIGQWGYIAKFSSTGSFIWVKTISHSNTSGQVWIRKIKTDSNNNIYVVGDLYTSGVDFDPGAGTANLPCPTAGLSNSDAFVAKYDANGNYQWAQTIYNTSAANTTEIAIDIVIDETNNKVRVSSQTTTTSGGNTIRYATDAPCFFSVPGNLSFITYGAVLTYSASNGAGIAPGNESSLNYGNQPPYLDIDNLGNYYTAGWYSSTPQTLQIIKTSPTGTVVWSRSISNGSSNNIQPADIALDPSNNVYVYGRFSGTMDFDASASNTLVTSNTNSYDAFLLEYSNSGNYMWVGTFGSNQPETPKSMDIFKGSGNIYLTGDFTGSIDVDFNASVATLTASAVITNLVKYDVNRNHIWSTTMPNATTIWEIYTSKLDNLFLTGFNVGSLDMNFSPSTNNISTGGFISKYNNCSSAPALPGAIAGLSTMCAGSGATSYSIATVSSATSYSWNLPGGWSGTSSTNTISATPGTPGIFSVTANNACGASPQQTLAVTVNPLPTVSINSGSICIGQSFTLSPSGAATYTIQGGNAVVSPTSSTTYSVIGTSAAGCISSSPANSSVTVNPLPIINALTSNTLICTGQTATLTASGAFTYTWNPGGAGASIVVSPTITSNYTITGTSAQGCNNSSVFTQSVSTCAGINQLSNSVTEINVYPNPFIDKIIIVTNGTKQAVQIFNSLGSLIYKTEIESDKIEIDLGKENSGIYFIKIGIEIKKIIKE
- a CDS encoding SBBP repeat-containing protein, producing the protein MKKLFTIIALCLLTFIKAQTPTFNWAKKMGGLSNESGYAIALDASGNVYTTGYFEGTVDFDPGAGVFNLVSSGLSDIFIQKLDAAGNFVWAKKMGGTGGDEGRGITIDASGNIVTVGSFSGTVDFDPGAGFFNLISGGGFDIFVHKLDASGNFVWAKLMGSGSTDFGFSIKTDISGNVYSTGSFQGTVDFDPGAGVLNLTSSSGSSDIFVQKLDASGNFVWAKSMGSTSSDVGYGTTLDGLGNVYTTGYYVGTVDFDPSVGVFNLTATGGGSDIFIQKLDANGNFIWAKSVGNTSNDIGYAITIDGLGNIYSTGYFQGTVDFNPGPGVSNFSSSGSTDIYVLKLDANGNYLWSQSIGGSGQDVGQGITTDGSGNVYTTGYFNNTVDLDPGAGVTNQTSLGFSEIFIQKLDATGNFAWGVAMGNSGYDYGLSLASTSSGLVYTTGSFQGNVDFDSSAGVFNLASSGGFDIFVHKLAPCASAPSQPGSISGLNSMCAGSGATSYSIATVSSATSYSWNLPGGWSGTSSTNTISATPGTSGVFSVTANNACGASPQQTLAVTVNPLPTVSVNSGSICIGQSFTISPSGAATYTIQGGNAVVSPTSSSTYSVIGTSASGCISSAPASSSVTVNPLPAINASTSNTLICAGQTATLTASGAFTYTWNPGGVGTSIAVSPSLTTTYTISGTSSAGCNNVSTITQSVSACTSINETAIPVMIRIYPNPAHSSFFIETAINNFNLKLYDAYGKLIVEKIYADANTVEINLQEMNAGIYFVELEAEGRRSYFKLVKE